A genome region from Pseudanabaena sp. Chao 1811 includes the following:
- a CDS encoding potassium channel family protein, producing MRSLALLIKNCLLDVGIKVNVTVRRKRKELHVLLESTYFGDRQLLVEEITKCFTDIDDSLEAARIYTFLFGQPLPQWVEKIDFSHPHRNPQDHLDKEKQSDPNVDINSKETIVCDRFIVCGLGSLGQHIVFNLKKFAYKEYEVKVCGIDKVQPEITEFDHFAELLDDSITLGDCRRTEVLIKAGIDNCRAIVLVTSNENVNIEAAIAARRLNPNVHIVVRSSRQNLNQLLKDQLGNFVALDPVDLPAAAFAVAGLSEGTLGLFQIGDLKLRIVECTVTADDYRFVRNPAYLLHKKHLRLLSIADLNNDRLFFQWHPEQFVQVGDRVTFIEYVDQDFITNHRYVELAYYSQPPQASNWQRLDQLLQKYTGSTFWKFQWKQMIAWFQAVRSRRLILWGIITVIVLLGLSSVILFFNVPNISWQKAISTSMILLLGGYGDVFGGLGEDQVPLWVMLFCLMITLISLLFVLGVLGLIADRILSSKFEFFKRSLPLPTHDHIVLIGFGRLGQRIADLLFKLQLPFVIVSENPNDCDLADKVPWFTGNIIEELSKTNLARAKSILSVTDDQMLNLEAALLARDAAKKINRDMNLAIRTYDRYFSENLAELLPNSQSFCAYALSAEAFAGAAFGENMLSLFRLNQRTVLVAEYIISEQDTLIGKNLSQIAYGYTVVPIYLKTCEPKANGHSEFFMPSDDEVMKIGDRLTILASISGLRRIELGNLYAPKRWQLRAKPPLNSSVLLDAGNQLKNISGCDLELARRFMQSLPAAIELPMYDTQAYRLGQALMRLLPIKIYPL from the coding sequence ATGCGATCGCTGGCTCTTCTGATCAAAAATTGCTTATTAGATGTAGGCATTAAAGTAAATGTTACAGTTCGACGCAAGCGGAAAGAATTGCATGTTTTGCTAGAGTCTACCTATTTTGGCGATCGCCAATTGCTAGTGGAAGAGATCACTAAATGCTTTACAGATATCGACGATAGTTTAGAAGCCGCTAGAATTTACACCTTTCTATTTGGTCAACCATTACCACAATGGGTAGAAAAAATTGATTTTTCTCATCCTCATAGAAATCCGCAAGATCATTTAGATAAAGAGAAGCAATCAGATCCAAATGTAGATATAAACTCAAAAGAAACAATTGTATGCGATCGCTTTATTGTCTGTGGATTAGGTAGCTTAGGGCAGCATATCGTATTTAATTTAAAAAAGTTTGCCTATAAGGAATATGAAGTCAAAGTCTGTGGAATCGACAAAGTACAACCCGAAATCACAGAGTTTGATCACTTTGCTGAACTTCTCGATGACTCAATTACTTTGGGAGATTGTCGCCGCACCGAAGTATTAATTAAGGCAGGAATTGATAACTGTCGGGCAATTGTTCTTGTTACTAGTAATGAGAATGTAAACATTGAGGCGGCGATTGCAGCCCGACGGCTAAATCCCAATGTCCATATTGTGGTGCGGTCTTCGCGACAAAACCTCAATCAATTACTTAAGGATCAACTCGGAAACTTTGTTGCCCTCGACCCTGTAGATCTTCCTGCGGCTGCCTTTGCGGTAGCAGGTTTAAGTGAAGGCACATTAGGTCTATTTCAAATTGGCGATCTCAAATTGCGAATAGTGGAATGCACTGTGACAGCAGATGACTATCGCTTTGTGAGAAATCCTGCCTATCTACTACACAAAAAACATTTACGACTATTGAGTATCGCCGATCTAAATAATGATCGCTTATTCTTTCAATGGCATCCTGAGCAATTTGTGCAGGTTGGTGATAGGGTTACATTTATTGAATATGTTGATCAAGATTTCATTACTAACCATCGTTATGTTGAGCTAGCTTATTATTCCCAACCTCCTCAAGCCTCGAATTGGCAAAGACTTGATCAACTATTACAGAAATATACAGGTTCAACCTTTTGGAAATTCCAATGGAAGCAGATGATTGCTTGGTTTCAGGCAGTGCGATCGCGCCGTCTCATTCTCTGGGGCATCATTACCGTGATTGTTCTATTAGGTCTTAGTTCCGTAATTTTGTTTTTCAATGTGCCGAATATTTCATGGCAAAAGGCAATCTCAACCAGCATGATCTTACTGTTAGGTGGTTATGGTGATGTCTTTGGAGGACTAGGGGAAGACCAAGTGCCTTTATGGGTAATGCTCTTTTGTCTAATGATTACTTTAATTAGCTTGCTATTTGTCTTAGGTGTTTTAGGACTCATTGCCGATCGCATTCTCAGTTCCAAATTTGAATTTTTTAAGCGATCGCTACCTTTGCCCACCCATGATCACATTGTTCTCATAGGATTTGGTAGACTTGGACAGAGAATTGCTGATCTCCTATTCAAGCTCCAACTTCCATTTGTCATCGTTAGTGAAAATCCTAATGATTGCGATCTGGCGGACAAAGTGCCTTGGTTTACTGGCAATATTATCGAAGAATTATCGAAAACCAACTTGGCAAGAGCCAAAAGTATTCTATCTGTTACCGATGATCAAATGCTGAATCTCGAAGCTGCCTTGCTAGCTCGTGATGCTGCGAAAAAGATTAACCGTGACATGAATCTTGCCATCCGCACTTACGATCGCTACTTCAGCGAAAACTTGGCGGAACTCTTGCCCAATTCCCAATCTTTTTGTGCCTATGCCCTCTCGGCAGAAGCATTTGCAGGGGCGGCATTTGGTGAAAATATGTTGAGTCTATTTCGGCTCAATCAGCGCACAGTCTTAGTCGCCGAATATATTATTTCTGAGCAGGACACTTTGATCGGCAAAAATCTCTCGCAAATCGCCTATGGCTATACGGTTGTACCGATCTATTTAAAAACCTGTGAGCCAAAAGCCAATGGTCATAGTGAGTTCTTTATGCCATCAGATGATGAGGTAATGAAAATAGGCGATCGCCTAACGATTTTGGCTTCGATCTCAGGACTACGACGAATTGAGTTAGGCAATCTCTATGCTCCCAAGCGTTGGCAGTTACGCGCTAAGCCTCCCCTCAATTCTAGTGTGCTACTTGATGCTGGCAATCAACTCAAAAATATTTCAGGTTGCGATCTAGAGCTTGCCCGTCGGTTTATGCAAAGTTTACCCGCCGCGATCGAGTTGCCGATGTATGACACTCAAGCCTATCGCTTAGGACAAGCCCTAATGAGACTGCTGCCAATTAAAATCTATCCGTTATAA
- a CDS encoding nuclease-related domain-containing protein, translating to MIIKELDHIEATDKFGQAGYHAESQLAFYLKREFKDDPQILVFNNLRLEKDDDACQIDHLLLHRYGMVIIESKSVTTRVEVNELGEWKRWFNNSWQGMPSPILQAQRQGKFLKDYLEDHVGDLLNKTIIGRQSHFTKMPINVLVAISDSGIINRPKNDKLDIVCKADQVATRVQAIVTEYRKKDSLFNLSLEIPYDLAKDEVLRISQFLLTQHKPAKAKVISMKGDSTPIVSNVPPTGVGSDPNLKSITKVKPDLSQKKIISTTSELPQKADINHKPVVKPVVKINPSSQNICSHCQSSNLSILYVHSYFFKCNDCDKNTAIKNICSSCGDREKIRKSGLQFFTECGKCSTSRLFHTNSST from the coding sequence ATGATTATTAAAGAACTAGATCACATAGAAGCAACCGATAAATTTGGACAGGCTGGATATCATGCTGAATCTCAGCTAGCTTTTTATTTAAAAAGAGAATTTAAAGACGATCCACAAATACTAGTTTTCAACAATTTACGGTTGGAAAAAGATGATGATGCTTGCCAGATCGATCATTTGCTATTACATCGGTATGGAATGGTCATCATTGAAAGTAAGAGCGTTACAACTCGTGTAGAAGTAAATGAACTCGGTGAATGGAAACGGTGGTTTAACAATTCTTGGCAAGGAATGCCATCACCAATTTTGCAAGCGCAACGACAAGGGAAATTTCTCAAAGACTACTTGGAGGATCATGTTGGAGATCTCCTCAATAAGACAATTATCGGCAGACAGTCACATTTTACAAAAATGCCGATCAATGTGTTAGTAGCGATTTCAGATTCTGGCATTATTAATCGTCCGAAGAATGACAAGCTTGATATTGTTTGCAAAGCCGATCAAGTAGCTACAAGGGTGCAGGCAATCGTGACAGAGTATCGCAAAAAAGATAGTTTATTCAATCTTAGTTTAGAGATTCCCTATGATTTGGCTAAAGATGAAGTCCTAAGAATTAGTCAGTTCTTACTAACACAACATAAACCAGCAAAAGCTAAAGTCATTTCAATGAAAGGTGATAGCACACCCATAGTTTCTAATGTTCCTCCGACAGGTGTTGGATCTGACCCAAATTTGAAATCGATCACTAAAGTAAAACCAGATTTATCTCAAAAGAAAATTATTTCTACTACCTCAGAATTGCCCCAAAAAGCAGATATTAACCATAAACCCGTCGTAAAACCAGTCGTAAAAATCAATCCAAGTTCTCAAAATATTTGCTCCCATTGTCAAAGCTCAAATCTGTCAATTTTGTATGTGCATAGTTACTTTTTTAAATGTAACGACTGCGATAAAAATACGGCAATTAAAAATATTTGTTCAAGCTGTGGCGATCGCGAAAAGATTCGGAAGAGTGGTTTACAGTTCTTTACTGAGTGTGGCAAATGCAGCACATCACGACTGTTTCACACCAATTCTTCTACGTGA
- a CDS encoding response regulator has product MTIESQKNIVLIDDDEHICEVVQFCVEIFSKWKVITARTGQEGLAVISSVRPDAILLDIQMPEMDGFAVLEELKADPQLVNIPVVLLTALVELTEPQNIAQLRVKGAISKPCHTTQISSQIAQILGW; this is encoded by the coding sequence ATGACAATAGAATCTCAAAAGAATATTGTATTGATCGATGACGATGAACATATTTGCGAAGTTGTGCAGTTTTGTGTAGAAATATTCAGCAAATGGAAAGTGATAACTGCTAGAACAGGACAAGAGGGATTAGCCGTGATTTCCTCCGTCAGACCTGACGCGATTTTACTGGATATACAAATGCCAGAAATGGATGGTTTTGCTGTTCTCGAAGAACTAAAGGCTGATCCTCAGCTTGTGAATATCCCTGTTGTGTTATTGACTGCTCTCGTCGAACTAACCGAACCTCAAAATATTGCTCAGTTAAGAGTCAAAGGAGCGATCTCTAAACCTTGTCATACCACCCAAATTTCTTCTCAAATTGCTCAGATTCTCGGTTGGTAA
- a CDS encoding fatty acid desaturase: MVAIQNSSHTLTPETTLRDIIKTIPSEYFEKKPLKAWLGVLFSVTAAALGYASIAFSPWYLLPFAWIFTGTALTGWFVIGHDCGHRSFSNKSWVNDLVGHIAFLPLLYPFHGWRFKHDHHHLHTNKMGEDNAWYPFTVEEYEQGKGLISGVYRLIRTRFWWIGSIIHWANLHFDASLYPERQQKQVKFSYRLVIVFGAIAIPVLIYTTGFLGFINFFLMPWLVYHFWMSTFTIVHHTMPDIQFKSPDKWQAATDQLTGTVHCDYPAWVEWLCHDINVHVPHHVSTGIPSYNLRLAHKSLDENWGQYMYKTKFSWELMKDIGDRCHIYDSEKCYKTFAEVDAANKAV; this comes from the coding sequence GTGGTTGCCATACAAAACTCCTCACACACTCTTACGCCTGAGACCACCCTCCGCGACATCATTAAAACTATCCCCTCCGAATACTTTGAGAAAAAGCCTCTCAAAGCTTGGTTGGGTGTATTGTTTTCCGTAACAGCCGCCGCGCTTGGTTATGCCAGCATTGCCTTCTCGCCTTGGTATTTGTTACCTTTCGCTTGGATTTTTACAGGTACAGCCCTAACAGGTTGGTTCGTAATCGGTCATGACTGTGGACATCGCTCCTTTTCTAACAAGAGCTGGGTAAATGACCTCGTTGGGCATATTGCCTTTTTGCCACTCCTATATCCTTTCCACGGTTGGCGTTTCAAGCATGATCACCATCACCTGCATACCAATAAAATGGGTGAAGATAATGCTTGGTATCCCTTCACTGTCGAAGAGTATGAACAAGGTAAGGGACTGATTTCTGGTGTATATCGTCTAATTCGTACCCGTTTTTGGTGGATTGGATCGATTATTCATTGGGCAAATTTACACTTCGATGCCAGTCTCTATCCTGAGCGTCAACAAAAACAAGTGAAGTTTTCCTATCGCTTAGTGATCGTGTTTGGCGCGATCGCGATTCCTGTTTTGATTTACACCACAGGTTTCTTAGGATTTATCAATTTCTTTTTGATGCCTTGGTTAGTTTATCACTTCTGGATGAGTACCTTCACCATCGTTCACCACACGATGCCAGATATTCAGTTTAAGAGTCCAGACAAATGGCAAGCTGCAACTGATCAGCTAACTGGAACTGTGCATTGCGACTATCCAGCTTGGGTGGAATGGCTATGTCACGATATTAATGTGCATGTTCCTCACCATGTTTCTACTGGTATTCCTTCCTATAACTTGCGTCTAGCGCACAAGTCTCTAGATGAAAATTGGGGACAGTATATGTATAAGACTAAGTTTTCATGGGAACTGATGAAGGATATTGGCGATCGCTGTCATATCTACGACTCTGAGAAATGCTATAAAACTTTCGCTGAAGTCGATGCTGCTAACAAAGCAGTTTAG
- the pipX gene encoding transcriptional coactivator PipX: protein MSEHYLNHPTFGLLSRLCRVDEFRSLFTTLYAQRLFFLITNSPEGIQFEPVSRADAKLMVENQMRSLRRIGSDTDQKNLQHIYKRTFSQ from the coding sequence ATGTCCGAACATTATCTAAATCATCCTACTTTTGGCTTGCTATCTCGCCTATGTAGGGTCGATGAGTTTCGTAGTTTATTTACTACGCTCTACGCACAAAGGTTATTCTTTCTGATTACCAATAGTCCTGAAGGTATTCAATTTGAGCCTGTCTCGCGAGCAGATGCTAAGCTCATGGTTGAAAATCAGATGCGATCGCTACGTCGCATTGGTTCTGATACGGATCAAAAAAATCTCCAACATATCTACAAACGCACTTTTTCCCAATGA
- the ispE gene encoding 4-(cytidine 5'-diphospho)-2-C-methyl-D-erythritol kinase — translation MTSRISLKAAAKINLYLEITGNRPDGYHDLVMILQSIDLCDRVDIRKIGIDDIQVTCTNPEVPCDRSNLAYKAAALMQSNFPEIGGVEIAIDKQIPMGAGLAGGSANAAAVLVGIDRLWNLGLTQSQICELAAQLGSDIPFCVVGGTALATGRGEILSPLPDLKDLVLVICKPRHISISTVWAYQTFRSQGLLANNPAKHEALSSHMVAAIAAAEESTPTKIGRLLYNDLERAVLPEYPELVDLKNKLLEQECLGAMMSGSGSTMFAIAADLDRAHQIAEAVRTDDIDVWVVKSLVRSIFDA, via the coding sequence ATGACCTCGCGTATTTCTCTCAAGGCTGCGGCAAAAATTAATCTTTACCTAGAGATTACGGGCAATCGACCTGATGGATATCACGATTTGGTGATGATCTTGCAGAGTATCGATCTATGCGATCGCGTCGATATTCGGAAAATTGGTATAGATGATATTCAAGTAACTTGTACTAATCCTGAAGTACCTTGTGATCGCAGTAACCTTGCTTATAAAGCTGCTGCCTTGATGCAGAGTAACTTTCCAGAAATTGGGGGAGTCGAGATTGCGATCGACAAACAAATTCCGATGGGAGCTGGTTTAGCTGGGGGATCGGCAAATGCGGCGGCGGTTTTAGTGGGAATTGATCGCCTGTGGAATTTAGGACTTACCCAGTCACAGATTTGCGAGCTTGCGGCGCAGTTAGGTTCTGACATTCCCTTTTGTGTAGTTGGTGGTACAGCTTTAGCGACAGGTCGTGGAGAGATTTTATCGCCATTACCTGATCTCAAGGATTTGGTTCTCGTAATTTGCAAACCTCGTCATATTTCGATCTCCACCGTCTGGGCATATCAAACCTTCCGATCACAGGGTTTGCTAGCGAACAATCCTGCTAAACATGAGGCGCTCTCTAGTCACATGGTGGCGGCGATCGCGGCGGCTGAAGAATCTACACCCACAAAAATCGGGCGGTTGCTGTATAACGATTTAGAACGGGCGGTATTGCCTGAGTATCCTGAACTTGTAGATCTAAAAAATAAATTGCTGGAACAGGAATGTCTCGGTGCAATGATGTCAGGTTCTGGCTCAACGATGTTTGCGATCGCCGCAGATTTAGATCGCGCCCATCAAATCGCTGAAGCCGTCAGAACCGATGATATTGATGTATGGGTCGTGAAGAGTTTAGTTAGATCGATTTTTGATGCTTGA
- a CDS encoding Crp/Fnr family transcriptional regulator produces the protein MVHKSELSNWLQTTLIFQGLSLEQLEPLVQISQLQKFQKGEMIFIQDSEATGFFVVQEGRVKVFKMASNGKEQIMHLLGVRDYFAEVPALDGKCFPASAIALEYTELIFFPRLAFLALLHQYPAITINMLMSLATHSRKLAHMVEELSCKDVPQRLASYLLDLSDRHHQSNIITLDVTKTQLAARLGTIPATLSRALYRLNSEGLIAINGSQIELLDRDRLQETSD, from the coding sequence ATAGTGCATAAATCCGAATTAAGTAACTGGTTACAAACAACTCTAATTTTTCAAGGATTATCTCTAGAGCAGCTTGAGCCACTAGTCCAAATTTCGCAACTGCAAAAGTTTCAAAAGGGAGAAATGATCTTTATCCAAGACAGTGAAGCAACGGGATTTTTTGTGGTGCAAGAGGGGAGAGTCAAGGTATTTAAAATGGCATCTAACGGTAAAGAACAAATCATGCATTTGCTAGGTGTGCGCGATTACTTTGCCGAAGTCCCTGCCCTCGATGGAAAATGTTTCCCCGCATCCGCAATCGCTTTGGAATATACAGAGTTAATCTTTTTCCCTCGATTAGCTTTTCTAGCATTGCTCCATCAATATCCTGCGATCACCATTAATATGCTGATGAGTCTGGCTACACATTCGCGCAAACTGGCGCATATGGTCGAGGAATTGTCATGCAAAGATGTACCGCAAAGATTAGCTTCTTACCTATTAGATTTAAGCGATCGCCACCATCAATCGAATATCATCACTTTAGATGTCACGAAAACTCAACTAGCCGCAAGATTAGGAACAATTCCCGCAACTCTATCAAGGGCTTTGTATCGGCTCAATAGTGAAGGCTTAATCGCTATCAATGGCTCACAGATAGAGTTACTAGATCGTGATCGCTTACAAGAAACTAGCGATTAA
- a CDS encoding group I truncated hemoglobin produces MTTLFEKLGGAEAVDLAVDRFYERVLQDDRIKHFFADTDMAKQRSHQKAFLTYAFGGTDKYDGRYMREAHKELVEKQGLNSSHFDAVAEDLMITLKEMGVSDELLAEVAAVAAAPQHKKDVLNG; encoded by the coding sequence ATGACAACATTGTTTGAAAAACTTGGCGGTGCTGAGGCTGTTGACCTAGCAGTAGATCGATTCTATGAAAGAGTATTGCAAGACGATCGCATCAAACACTTTTTTGCGGATACCGATATGGCAAAACAGCGATCGCACCAAAAAGCCTTTCTCACCTACGCCTTCGGTGGTACGGATAAATACGATGGTCGCTATATGCGCGAAGCTCACAAGGAGCTAGTGGAAAAGCAGGGCTTAAACAGCAGTCACTTTGATGCGGTTGCCGAAGACTTAATGATTACGCTCAAGGAGATGGGAGTTTCCGATGAACTCTTGGCAGAAGTGGCAGCAGTAGCGGCGGCTCCACAACATAAGAAAGATGTTTTGAATGGCTAA
- the ric gene encoding iron-sulfur cluster repair di-iron protein — MTTFQISDTVGDIVRDRPSLSRLFEQAKVDYCCGGKKTLDEACRKQGIDPQVFLTQLEAIATVSQEPELNITTLSLTELADHIEQTHHAYLHTELPRLERMVTKVAAVHGDREPRLHQIKDIFLAVSQELATHLQKEERILFPMIRQLEASATTPQFHCGTIANPVRQMEFEHDDTGVALGQLRQLTENYTPPDWACNTYRAMLDGLLNFEQDMHQHIHKENNVLFPKAIAQEQSKAN, encoded by the coding sequence ATGACCACTTTTCAAATTAGTGACACCGTAGGTGACATCGTTCGAGATCGCCCTTCCCTTTCACGGTTGTTTGAGCAAGCCAAGGTTGACTATTGCTGTGGTGGCAAGAAAACACTTGATGAAGCATGTCGTAAACAAGGGATTGATCCTCAAGTATTTCTCACACAGTTAGAAGCGATCGCTACTGTAAGTCAGGAACCAGAGCTAAACATCACAACTTTATCTCTAACGGAACTAGCTGATCACATCGAGCAAACCCACCATGCTTACCTCCACACAGAACTTCCTCGTTTAGAACGAATGGTCACAAAAGTTGCGGCGGTACATGGCGATCGGGAACCACGTCTACATCAAATAAAGGATATCTTTTTAGCGGTATCCCAAGAACTAGCAACACATTTGCAGAAAGAAGAACGGATTTTATTCCCAATGATTCGTCAGTTAGAAGCTAGTGCCACAACTCCACAATTCCACTGTGGCACGATCGCTAATCCTGTGCGTCAAATGGAATTTGAACATGATGATACAGGCGTTGCGCTGGGTCAACTGCGTCAACTCACTGAAAATTACACTCCCCCTGACTGGGCTTGCAATACCTATCGAGCCATGCTGGATGGATTGTTGAATTTTGAGCAGGATATGCACCAACATATTCACAAGGAAAACAATGTGCTGTTTCCTAAGGCGATCGCTCAGGAGCAATCCAAAGCTAATTAG
- a CDS encoding CopD family protein, which translates to MLFKILVVLHILGATVWTGGHLVLAATVLPQALKHQDPDRIHQFEEHFEGFGLTALLLQVTTGLWLTWTYFPNFQNFFAFDSYLSTYIGIKLLLLLGTIALAIHARFFIIPNLTKETLNSLAYHIIGVTTLAVLFVILGAGIRVGGF; encoded by the coding sequence ATGTTATTTAAAATTTTAGTTGTTTTGCATATTTTGGGAGCCACTGTCTGGACAGGCGGGCATCTGGTGCTAGCGGCAACTGTTCTACCTCAAGCACTCAAACACCAAGATCCCGATCGCATTCATCAATTTGAAGAACATTTTGAAGGATTTGGACTGACGGCTCTGTTGTTGCAGGTGACTACAGGGCTATGGCTGACATGGACTTATTTCCCGAACTTCCAAAACTTTTTTGCCTTTGATTCCTATCTATCTACTTACATCGGTATTAAGTTACTTCTATTATTAGGAACGATCGCATTAGCAATTCATGCGCGTTTTTTCATTATTCCCAATCTTACGAAAGAAACTTTGAATTCCTTGGCTTATCACATTATCGGAGTTACTACCTTAGCTGTTTTATTCGTGATTTTAGGCGCAGGTATTCGTGTTGGTGGTTTTTAG
- a CDS encoding YwiC-like family protein, translated as MTISPTNSNSADAVSLSEPTHNSHSHWYRLTFSPEHGVYIVLFGSFLTGAALAQQWTLNTTLALICTFAGFQAEHPLVLQIRQRRSWKPRFLVWGGIYGGISLGIAIYLYLQTPVLLWLYLGAIATLVIDAIAVFYRQQKAIANEILTFAAVCLAAPFANAVASDTITISVLGLWLLNTLFFSSAIFTVKLRKPKTASLMPSLIYHAIASFVIAGLWYYDWLNAFSALAFGVALLKFGLILGLREWYQTTRIQNVAIVETISAIIFVVIVSISLLPAHL; from the coding sequence ATGACAATTTCTCCTACTAACTCTAATTCCGCCGATGCTGTCTCTCTAAGCGAACCAACTCACAATTCCCATTCTCATTGGTATCGTCTCACCTTTTCCCCTGAGCATGGAGTTTATATTGTTCTATTTGGCTCATTTCTCACAGGAGCAGCATTAGCGCAACAATGGACGCTTAACACTACGCTTGCTCTAATTTGTACCTTTGCGGGATTTCAGGCAGAACATCCACTGGTATTGCAAATTAGACAGAGACGGAGTTGGAAGCCACGCTTTTTAGTGTGGGGTGGCATTTATGGTGGCATCTCATTAGGGATTGCAATTTATCTGTATCTGCAAACGCCTGTGTTGCTATGGCTATATTTGGGCGCGATCGCTACCCTCGTGATTGATGCGATCGCTGTTTTCTATCGTCAGCAAAAAGCGATCGCTAATGAAATCCTCACCTTTGCTGCCGTTTGTCTTGCTGCACCCTTTGCTAATGCTGTCGCTAGCGACACGATCACTATTTCTGTATTGGGATTGTGGCTATTAAATACGCTCTTTTTTAGCAGTGCGATTTTTACGGTAAAGCTGCGTAAACCGAAAACTGCTTCCTTGATGCCGAGTTTGATTTATCATGCGATCGCGAGTTTCGTTATTGCAGGACTTTGGTATTACGATTGGCTGAACGCATTCTCAGCTTTAGCTTTTGGAGTAGCACTACTTAAGTTTGGATTGATTTTAGGACTGCGCGAATGGTATCAGACCACGCGAATTCAAAAT